A window of Prolixibacter sp. SD074 contains these coding sequences:
- a CDS encoding DUF4292 domain-containing protein, with product MAVKRVSVNVKAQGKSHSLRASYRIKRDSVIQINAQKATIPVGKLEIIPDTFRAVYYINKAYYEGALNYLSKRLGMDISFDMFEAIFTNQLFSFRNDPKDRDFRDFHCTIDDGMYRISSMKDRKLRKVIRKEEKLERYRNRFDEEHLIRQDIYVDPDRFVIRKLVFNDIDYNRTMSLDFSHFEKIDGRWFPEEIRINYTGKENYEVKVKLSRISFDQPESFKFRVPSKYKQMLLN from the coding sequence ATGGCTGTTAAACGAGTCTCAGTTAATGTGAAAGCGCAAGGTAAAAGCCATTCGTTGAGGGCTTCGTACCGAATAAAAAGGGACAGTGTTATACAGATTAATGCACAAAAAGCTACCATTCCGGTAGGTAAACTCGAAATTATCCCCGATACCTTCCGGGCGGTTTATTATATCAACAAAGCGTATTACGAAGGCGCTTTGAATTATTTATCAAAGCGGTTGGGAATGGACATTAGCTTTGATATGTTCGAAGCAATTTTTACCAATCAGCTCTTTTCCTTTCGGAATGATCCGAAAGACCGCGATTTTCGTGATTTTCATTGTACAATTGATGACGGAATGTACCGGATTTCGTCGATGAAAGATCGAAAGTTGCGGAAGGTTATCCGGAAGGAGGAAAAACTGGAACGATACCGAAACCGCTTTGATGAAGAACATTTAATAAGGCAGGACATCTATGTGGATCCCGACAGATTTGTGATACGAAAACTGGTGTTCAACGATATCGACTATAACCGTACCATGAGCCTGGATTTTTCCCATTTCGAAAAGATCGATGGCCGATGGTTTCCGGAGGAAATCCGTATCAACTATACAGGTAAGGAAAATTACGAGGTAAAAGTTAAACTTAGCCGTATTTCGTTTGATCAGCCTGAATCGTTTAAATTTAGAGTTCCATCGAAATACAAACAAATGTTGCTGAACTAA
- the folK gene encoding 2-amino-4-hydroxy-6-hydroxymethyldihydropteridine diphosphokinase — MSDKNTCVIGVGSNIQPEENIREALRILEEEQTLLSVSAMVQTEPIGVKKQPSFINGAVKISTSMNQEELSTYLKNIEDRLKRDRSQPRFGSRTIDLDVVVWNGKVVDRDYYSREFLKNAVDEVL; from the coding sequence ATGAGTGATAAAAACACCTGTGTGATTGGCGTCGGTTCCAATATTCAACCAGAAGAGAATATCCGGGAAGCGCTTCGCATTTTGGAAGAGGAACAAACACTTCTGTCTGTTTCAGCCATGGTACAAACCGAGCCCATTGGAGTTAAAAAGCAGCCCTCGTTTATTAACGGAGCGGTTAAGATTTCCACTTCGATGAACCAGGAAGAATTATCGACTTACCTGAAAAATATTGAAGATCGGTTGAAACGGGACCGCTCACAGCCCCGCTTCGGATCCAGAACCATCGACCTTGATGTAGTTGTGTGGAACGGTAAAGTAGTCGATCGCGATTATTATTCCCGTGAATTTTTAAAGAACGCCGTCGACGAAGTGCTCTGA
- the ileS gene encoding isoleucine--tRNA ligase, which produces MTRKFREYKELDLSQINKDILTYWEQDDTFHKSMSAREGRPTFVFYEGPPSANGQPGIHHVMARAIKDVFCRYKTQQGYLVKRKAGWDTHGLPVELGVEKMLGITKEDIGKSISVEEYNAACRKEVMKYTDVWEDLTRKMGYWVNMDDPYITYDNRYIETLWWLLRQLYDKGLLYKGYTIQPYSPAAGTGLSSHELNQPGCYRDVKDTTCVAQFKVVRDEQSEKFFAGADTDLFFLAWTTTPWTLPSNTALAVGEKIRYVRVKTFNPYTGIPVTVILAKDLVRSYFPEKNEELALEDYQPGDKKIPFEITAEFTGADLEGTNYEQLIPWVKPMGDAFRVITGDFVTTADGTGIVHIAPTFGADDDRVARKSGIAPLILIDKEGRRQPMVDKKGRFFRTEDLDSSFVDEFVSTDLYAEYAGRYVKNAYDESLDDDDATLDVDISVMLKKENKVFRVEKHEHSYPHCWRTDKPVLYYPLDSWFIRTTAVRDDLIALNNTINWKPKSTGTGRFGNWLENLVDWNLSRSRYWGTPLPIWRSEDGADEKCIGSVEELYGEIEKSVAAGFMDKNPYEGFVPGDNSKENYDKIDLHRPYVDNIVLVSAKGEKMFREPDLIDVWFDSGAMPFAQMHYPFENKEIFEQVFPADFIAEGVDQTRGWFFTLHAIATMTKKSVAFRNIISNGLVLDAKGNKMSKRLGNAVDPFEAIEKYGSDPLRWYMLTNSQPWDNLKFDISGVEEVRRKFFGTLYNTYSFFSLYANVDGFTYSEPDMAATDRPEIDRWILSLLNSLVLEVSDALESYEPTRAGRAVSEFVTENLSNWYVRLGRKRFWGGDYGTDKISAYQTLYTCLETVAKMAAPIAPFYMEQLFRDLNAVTGRDEDISIHLTEFPKADSSLIDKSLEERMDIAQKVSSMILGLRRKEKLKVRQPLAKIMIPVLNAHFREQFEAVRDIILTEVNVKEVEYIDDTAGVVKKKIKPNFKTLGPKYGKIMKQIAGAINQLSQDDIARFEKDSAYELVVGDENVHLGLEDVEILSEDIPGWLVASEGGLTVALDIEVSPELRQEGIAREFINRIQSLRKESGFEVTDKINLQIARHEEINEAVNNFSDYISNQTLAANLELVEAIEDEKARLVGIDKGVETYIMVEKVGK; this is translated from the coding sequence ATGACGAGAAAATTCAGGGAATATAAGGAGCTTGATCTATCGCAAATAAACAAGGATATCCTGACCTATTGGGAGCAGGACGATACATTCCATAAATCCATGTCGGCCCGCGAAGGACGTCCGACGTTCGTGTTCTACGAAGGTCCGCCTTCGGCTAACGGTCAACCGGGAATTCACCATGTTATGGCCCGGGCTATCAAAGATGTATTTTGCCGCTACAAAACACAACAGGGTTACCTGGTAAAACGGAAAGCCGGATGGGACACCCATGGACTTCCGGTTGAGCTGGGCGTGGAAAAAATGCTGGGCATTACCAAAGAGGACATTGGCAAAAGTATTTCGGTTGAGGAGTATAACGCTGCCTGCCGCAAGGAGGTGATGAAATACACCGACGTGTGGGAAGATTTGACCCGCAAAATGGGTTACTGGGTGAACATGGACGATCCATACATCACGTACGATAACCGTTACATTGAAACGCTCTGGTGGTTGTTGCGCCAATTGTACGACAAAGGTTTGTTGTACAAGGGCTACACGATCCAGCCATACTCACCTGCTGCCGGAACCGGATTGAGTTCACACGAGTTGAACCAGCCCGGTTGCTACCGCGATGTGAAGGATACGACTTGTGTGGCTCAGTTTAAAGTTGTTCGCGATGAACAGTCGGAAAAATTTTTTGCTGGTGCCGATACGGATTTGTTCTTCCTGGCCTGGACCACCACACCATGGACTTTGCCATCCAATACGGCTCTGGCTGTTGGAGAGAAAATCCGGTATGTCCGGGTGAAAACGTTTAATCCGTATACCGGAATTCCGGTAACGGTTATACTGGCCAAGGATTTGGTGAGAAGCTATTTCCCTGAGAAAAACGAAGAACTTGCGCTGGAAGATTATCAGCCCGGCGACAAAAAGATACCTTTCGAAATTACAGCCGAATTTACCGGCGCTGATTTGGAAGGAACCAATTACGAGCAGTTAATTCCGTGGGTAAAGCCAATGGGGGATGCCTTCCGCGTTATCACCGGTGATTTTGTTACCACGGCTGATGGTACCGGAATTGTGCACATCGCTCCTACATTTGGTGCCGATGACGACCGTGTTGCCAGGAAATCGGGTATTGCACCGTTGATCCTGATTGACAAAGAAGGGCGTCGTCAACCGATGGTCGACAAAAAAGGCCGTTTCTTCCGAACGGAAGACCTGGATAGCTCTTTTGTTGACGAATTCGTTTCTACTGATTTATATGCTGAATACGCAGGCCGCTATGTGAAGAATGCCTACGACGAGAGCCTGGATGACGATGATGCGACATTGGATGTGGATATTTCAGTCATGCTGAAGAAGGAAAATAAAGTTTTCCGTGTGGAAAAGCACGAGCATAGCTATCCGCATTGTTGGCGTACCGATAAGCCGGTCCTCTACTACCCGCTTGATTCCTGGTTCATCCGTACCACTGCGGTCCGCGATGATTTGATTGCGCTGAACAATACCATCAACTGGAAACCCAAATCGACCGGAACCGGCCGTTTTGGAAACTGGTTGGAAAACCTGGTTGACTGGAACCTTTCGCGTTCCCGCTACTGGGGAACACCGCTGCCTATCTGGCGTTCGGAAGATGGAGCTGATGAGAAGTGTATCGGTTCTGTCGAAGAACTTTACGGAGAAATCGAAAAGTCCGTTGCTGCCGGATTCATGGATAAAAATCCTTACGAAGGATTTGTTCCGGGCGATAACTCGAAAGAGAATTACGACAAAATCGATTTGCACCGTCCGTATGTGGACAACATCGTGCTGGTTTCTGCAAAAGGTGAAAAAATGTTCCGCGAGCCCGATCTGATTGACGTTTGGTTCGATTCGGGCGCCATGCCGTTTGCACAAATGCATTACCCGTTTGAAAACAAAGAGATTTTTGAACAGGTGTTCCCAGCCGATTTCATTGCAGAGGGTGTTGATCAGACGCGCGGATGGTTCTTTACATTGCATGCCATTGCAACGATGACGAAGAAGTCGGTTGCATTCAGGAATATTATTTCCAACGGCCTCGTTCTCGATGCCAAAGGAAACAAGATGTCGAAGCGGCTCGGCAATGCAGTCGATCCGTTTGAAGCGATAGAAAAATACGGTTCCGACCCATTGCGTTGGTATATGTTGACCAACTCGCAACCCTGGGACAACCTGAAATTTGATATTTCGGGAGTGGAAGAGGTACGTCGTAAGTTCTTCGGAACGCTGTACAATACCTATAGTTTCTTCTCGCTTTACGCGAATGTAGATGGCTTTACCTACAGCGAGCCGGACATGGCTGCAACCGACCGCCCGGAAATTGATCGTTGGATACTGTCGTTGCTGAACAGTTTGGTACTGGAAGTAAGTGATGCATTGGAAAGCTATGAGCCAACCCGTGCCGGACGCGCTGTTTCGGAATTTGTTACCGAGAATTTATCGAACTGGTACGTGCGACTGGGGCGAAAACGTTTCTGGGGTGGCGATTATGGTACCGATAAGATTTCGGCTTACCAGACGCTTTATACTTGTTTGGAAACGGTTGCCAAAATGGCCGCTCCTATCGCACCATTTTACATGGAACAGCTGTTCCGTGATTTAAATGCGGTAACCGGACGTGATGAAGATATCTCGATTCACCTGACCGAGTTTCCGAAGGCAGACAGTTCGCTTATCGACAAGTCGCTGGAAGAGCGGATGGATATTGCACAAAAGGTTTCGTCCATGATCCTCGGCCTTCGCCGGAAGGAAAAACTGAAAGTGCGTCAGCCGCTGGCAAAAATCATGATTCCGGTGCTGAACGCGCATTTCCGTGAGCAATTTGAGGCCGTCCGGGATATTATTTTGACGGAAGTCAATGTTAAGGAAGTAGAATATATTGATGATACGGCTGGTGTTGTCAAGAAAAAAATAAAACCGAATTTCAAGACGTTGGGTCCGAAGTACGGCAAAATTATGAAACAGATTGCCGGCGCTATCAACCAGCTGTCGCAGGACGATATCGCCCGCTTCGAAAAGGATAGCGCTTATGAACTCGTTGTTGGTGACGAAAACGTTCATCTCGGACTTGAAGATGTGGAAATTCTTTCGGAAGATATCCCGGGATGGTTGGTTGCCAGCGAAGGTGGGCTGACTGTAGCTTTGGATATCGAAGTGTCGCCCGAATTGCGGCAGGAAGGAATTGCCCGCGAGTTCATCAACCGTATTCAGAGTCTCCGTAAGGAAAGCGGTTTTGAGGTAACCGACAAGATTAACCTTCAGATTGCCCGTCACGAAGAGATTAATGAAGCGGTCAATAATTTTAGTGATTACATCAGTAACCAGACCTTGGCTGCGAACCTCGAACTGGTGGAGGCCATCGAGGATGAAAAAGCCCGGCTGGTTGGGATTGATAAAGGAGTCGAAACCTATATTATGGTTGAGAAGGTGGGAAAATAA
- a CDS encoding SDR family NAD(P)-dependent oxidoreductase, which translates to MRKVALITGSAKRIGRAVALHLAQSGWDLALHFHHSETDGAELKNELKHINRHGTYRLFQADLNHVPDVESLISNVISVFARLDLLVNNASVFQTGTIKDTSSMLLQRNLQVNFVAPFILTREFAIHADNGVIVNLVDTRMKKNSFSHAAYSLSKKVLWELTRMSALELAPAFRVNAIAPGAVLPPEGKDETYLEMLAGSTPMKKAAGLKPVLQSLSYILENENLTGQVLFCDSGEQLL; encoded by the coding sequence ATGCGAAAAGTGGCTTTAATTACCGGAAGTGCCAAACGTATCGGACGGGCTGTTGCTTTGCATCTGGCACAGTCAGGATGGGATTTGGCGCTTCATTTTCATCATTCGGAAACGGACGGGGCTGAATTAAAGAATGAGTTGAAACACATCAATCGTCACGGGACCTATCGTTTGTTTCAGGCCGATTTGAATCATGTTCCGGATGTCGAAAGTTTGATTTCCAACGTAATTAGTGTTTTTGCCCGGCTCGATTTGCTGGTGAACAATGCTTCCGTTTTTCAGACGGGAACGATAAAAGATACTTCTTCCATGTTATTGCAGCGAAATCTGCAGGTCAATTTTGTCGCTCCTTTCATTCTTACCCGCGAATTTGCCATTCACGCTGACAATGGCGTTATCGTTAATCTTGTCGACACCAGAATGAAGAAGAACTCCTTCTCGCATGCCGCTTACAGTTTGTCAAAGAAAGTGCTTTGGGAACTCACCCGGATGAGCGCTTTGGAATTGGCCCCGGCATTCCGGGTTAATGCCATTGCCCCCGGTGCTGTTCTTCCCCCGGAAGGAAAGGATGAAACTTACCTGGAGATGTTGGCCGGGTCAACTCCGATGAAAAAGGCAGCCGGTTTGAAGCCGGTTTTGCAGAGCCTTTCCTATATTCTGGAGAATGAGAACCTGACCGGGCAGGTTTTGTTTTGTGACAGTGGCGAGCAATTGCTTTAA
- a CDS encoding DUF6051 family protein — MGREYTEMQQMIAAKFVADAPKIQLEGSRISIRNFQFHSEFRKKRSWKDILPASQSNHDELLAHSYPGNDQFWYPVFLPEEKRIQNKAILLLHGLNERTWDKYFSWANYLAEHTGKAVILFPIAFHMNRSPKKWTNPREMSSVVKERKTTTAGQKEISFANAALSTRLDECPEQFFLSGAQSYQDVVSLLKQITKGKHELFPEGTKVDFFAYSIGAFLSEILFLSNPKGLLKDARLFMFCGGPTFDQMNGASKYIMDNQAFLSLRQMFFYKRNREIRAILKMYGILRFREMWKSFVTMLRIEKKQRKREHFFKKYNHQIYSIALEKDKVMPPDAIDRTLHGRKGNVPVPMEVLDFPFPYSHENPFPVSNNDIAKDVDERFRQVFSKAAAFLS, encoded by the coding sequence ATGGGTAGGGAGTATACCGAAATGCAACAGATGATTGCAGCAAAATTTGTAGCAGATGCGCCGAAAATTCAATTAGAAGGTAGCCGGATAAGCATTCGGAATTTTCAATTTCACTCGGAATTCAGGAAAAAACGTAGCTGGAAGGATATATTACCGGCTTCACAGTCCAATCATGATGAGTTACTGGCGCACAGTTATCCGGGAAATGACCAGTTTTGGTATCCTGTTTTCCTTCCCGAAGAAAAAAGAATACAGAACAAAGCCATTTTGTTGCTGCATGGGTTGAATGAACGGACCTGGGACAAGTATTTTTCATGGGCAAATTATTTGGCCGAACATACCGGGAAAGCTGTCATTCTGTTTCCCATCGCATTTCACATGAACCGCTCCCCGAAAAAGTGGACGAATCCAAGAGAAATGAGTTCCGTAGTGAAAGAACGTAAAACCACAACCGCCGGGCAGAAAGAGATTTCGTTCGCCAATGCAGCCTTAAGTACGCGGCTGGACGAGTGTCCTGAGCAATTCTTTCTATCCGGAGCACAAAGTTATCAGGATGTCGTCAGTTTGCTGAAACAAATAACGAAGGGAAAACATGAACTCTTTCCGGAAGGAACAAAAGTTGATTTCTTTGCCTATTCCATCGGGGCATTCTTGTCGGAAATCCTTTTTCTCTCCAACCCGAAAGGCTTGCTGAAGGATGCGCGGTTATTTATGTTTTGCGGTGGCCCGACTTTCGACCAGATGAACGGAGCGTCGAAATACATCATGGACAACCAGGCATTTCTCTCCTTGCGTCAGATGTTTTTCTACAAACGAAACCGGGAAATACGTGCCATCTTGAAAATGTACGGTATTCTTCGCTTTCGCGAGATGTGGAAATCATTTGTGACCATGTTGCGAATTGAAAAAAAGCAACGAAAAAGGGAGCATTTCTTCAAAAAATACAACCACCAGATTTATTCAATCGCCCTGGAAAAAGATAAAGTTATGCCACCCGATGCCATCGATCGGACACTACACGGAAGAAAGGGCAACGTACCGGTTCCCATGGAGGTACTTGATTTTCCATTCCCGTATAGTCACGAAAATCCTTTCCCGGTAAGTAACAACGATATAGCGAAGGATGTAGATGAGCGTTTCCGGCAGGTATTCAGTAAAGCGGCTGCTTTTCTGAGCTAG
- a CDS encoding LytTR family DNA-binding domain-containing protein yields MERSGNIPEYFISKRNIYVQIVFTTVFAYAFINIYEPFGASHWYAITRWQFLLYSGLLVLLGMVVVIVSRAIMYQINKVRPVSILQYSLMVAGEIIIMAAFFAFIEDYALDDSRSYVELWFIAIQNTALILLIPYLISWLYFAFQEKKIKLENLTFDYFRKPVIDFISFRDENAVMRLSLKRSDVLFLEASENYVLVHYRVRNEIKQYLLRNSLKKLEKEMKAHHILRCHRSYMVNIGQVKMMQKGKKGLELHLSGPENVVIQVSKTYEPVIIAELDRLPGSGRS; encoded by the coding sequence ATGGAAAGATCCGGAAACATACCTGAATATTTTATCAGTAAGCGAAATATCTATGTTCAGATAGTTTTTACAACGGTCTTTGCATACGCTTTCATTAATATTTATGAGCCATTTGGAGCATCTCACTGGTATGCCATTACCAGGTGGCAGTTTTTGCTTTACTCCGGGTTGTTGGTTTTATTGGGAATGGTGGTGGTGATCGTTAGCCGGGCCATCATGTACCAGATCAATAAAGTGCGGCCGGTTTCCATTTTACAGTACAGTTTAATGGTGGCCGGTGAAATCATTATCATGGCCGCTTTTTTTGCATTCATCGAGGATTATGCGCTCGACGATTCGCGCAGTTACGTTGAACTTTGGTTTATTGCCATTCAAAATACGGCACTTATTCTCTTAATTCCCTATCTGATTAGTTGGCTCTATTTTGCTTTTCAGGAAAAGAAAATTAAGCTTGAAAATCTCACCTTCGATTACTTTCGGAAACCGGTGATTGATTTTATTTCCTTTCGGGATGAAAATGCGGTGATGCGCCTAAGCCTGAAAAGAAGTGATGTGCTTTTTCTCGAAGCCAGCGAAAATTACGTGCTGGTTCACTACCGTGTCCGGAATGAAATTAAACAATACCTGCTACGAAACAGCCTGAAAAAGCTCGAAAAGGAGATGAAAGCTCACCATATTTTGCGTTGTCACCGTTCCTACATGGTAAATATCGGGCAGGTGAAAATGATGCAAAAAGGAAAGAAGGGGCTGGAGCTTCATTTGTCGGGACCTGAAAATGTAGTTATCCAGGTTTCCAAAACTTACGAGCCGGTTATTATTGCCGAACTCGATCGGTTACCTGGTTCCGGCCGCTCCTGA
- a CDS encoding murein hydrolase activator EnvC — protein sequence MKRCTGILIALFFVLAGVTSASAQSLSELRKKKQKTAEEIKYTNQLLEETSKHAQTSLNRLALLNRQIKLRAQLIGEINGEIAYLDSSISDNAYVVHSLTSDLKKIRDNYAQMIRYARRNADANSKLLFLLSAEDFNQAYKRFLYLRQYADYRKKQVEAIVAVKNILDSKLADLEKRRKEKEEMLEQKRDESKQIRQQKSQQNQYYANLQKKRRDLKKKLEQQRKVEQRLQNEIERIIAEEAKKSAAKKQKGFSLTPAEKELSDDFGKNMGRFPWPVDRGLITEEFGEHPHPVLKRVMVRNNGIDITTSAGEKARAIFRGTVSRVVAIPGGNMAIIIRHGNYLTVYSNLSDVFVRVGQKVETKQEIGKIYTDPGDNKTVLKFQLWHENKKQNPEDWIVKK from the coding sequence ATGAAAAGGTGTACTGGCATTTTGATAGCTTTGTTTTTTGTGTTGGCAGGGGTCACATCGGCTTCAGCTCAGTCGCTTTCTGAGCTTCGGAAGAAAAAACAAAAAACGGCCGAAGAGATCAAGTATACCAATCAATTACTGGAAGAAACCAGCAAGCACGCGCAAACTTCGCTTAACCGGTTGGCCCTGTTAAACAGGCAAATCAAGTTACGTGCACAACTGATTGGTGAAATCAACGGTGAAATTGCTTACCTCGACAGTTCCATTTCCGATAATGCCTACGTTGTACACAGCCTGACTTCTGATTTGAAGAAGATCCGGGACAACTATGCTCAGATGATCCGGTATGCCCGGAGGAATGCTGATGCCAACAGCAAGCTTTTGTTTCTGTTGTCCGCCGAGGACTTCAACCAGGCTTACAAACGGTTTCTTTATTTGCGACAGTACGCCGATTATCGGAAAAAGCAGGTGGAAGCAATCGTTGCGGTGAAAAATATTTTGGACAGTAAACTGGCTGATTTGGAAAAACGCCGCAAAGAGAAGGAAGAGATGTTGGAGCAAAAACGGGACGAATCAAAGCAAATACGCCAGCAAAAAAGTCAGCAAAACCAGTATTATGCTAACCTTCAGAAAAAGCGGCGCGATTTAAAGAAGAAGTTGGAGCAGCAACGTAAGGTTGAGCAACGTCTTCAAAACGAAATTGAGCGTATCATCGCTGAAGAGGCTAAAAAAAGTGCAGCCAAAAAACAAAAGGGCTTTAGTTTAACGCCTGCTGAAAAAGAACTGTCGGACGATTTTGGCAAAAACATGGGACGTTTCCCCTGGCCGGTTGACCGTGGCCTGATTACAGAAGAGTTTGGTGAGCACCCGCATCCGGTATTGAAGCGTGTAATGGTGCGAAATAACGGTATTGATATTACAACAAGTGCTGGCGAAAAAGCGCGGGCGATTTTCAGAGGGACTGTTTCGCGGGTGGTGGCTATACCGGGCGGTAACATGGCCATAATTATCCGCCATGGAAATTACCTTACCGTTTATTCGAACCTGAGTGATGTGTTTGTCCGTGTAGGACAAAAAGTGGAAACGAAACAGGAAATCGGGAAAATATACACCGATCCGGGAGATAATAAAACTGTTCTGAAGTTCCAGCTTTGGCACGAGAACAAAAAGCAAAATCCAGAGGATTGGATAGTTAAAAAATAG
- a CDS encoding OsmC family protein: MKHMVDLAWHENMFFDTVLDGHRLSIDALEENGGADKGPRPKKLMLLALAGCTAMDVISILRKMKMIPDKFNVIVEAEVTDEHPEKYELSDSWLYR; the protein is encoded by the coding sequence ATGAAACATATGGTGGATTTAGCGTGGCATGAAAACATGTTTTTCGACACGGTTTTAGACGGACACCGCCTTTCGATTGATGCTTTGGAAGAAAACGGTGGCGCGGATAAGGGACCGCGGCCCAAGAAACTCATGCTATTGGCATTAGCAGGTTGCACCGCAATGGATGTCATTTCTATTTTACGAAAAATGAAAATGATACCCGATAAATTCAATGTTATCGTTGAAGCAGAAGTAACAGATGAACATCCGGAGAAATACGAATTGTCTGACTCATGGTTATACCGGTAA
- a CDS encoding Crp/Fnr family transcriptional regulator has protein sequence MKNYNEPIEEEADLSKFRFFQALTTDEMERLNYEKTCSFYKKGSVIYREGNRLTGFYCITRGILKIYKTGIDGKEQIIRFVKKGDIIAYRSLLSQESACTTAKVIEDAVLCHIPYKTLLYLIDENSKFSLAMLRIVCAELKDANDFITDIAQKTVRERLAEVLLLLKDNFDLDDNKTLQISLTREELANMVGTATESVIRLLSEFKHDQLIELHGRKIRIVDLPGLTRVANL, from the coding sequence ATGAAAAATTATAATGAACCCATAGAAGAGGAGGCCGATCTTTCCAAGTTTCGTTTCTTTCAGGCATTAACGACGGACGAAATGGAAAGGTTGAATTATGAAAAGACCTGTTCATTTTACAAGAAGGGAAGCGTAATCTATCGGGAAGGTAACCGGTTGACCGGATTTTACTGCATCACCCGTGGGATTCTGAAAATTTATAAAACCGGCATCGATGGCAAAGAGCAGATCATCCGTTTTGTAAAGAAGGGAGACATCATTGCATATCGTTCGTTACTGAGCCAGGAATCGGCATGTACGACTGCCAAAGTAATCGAAGACGCCGTTTTATGCCACATTCCATACAAGACCTTGCTGTATCTGATTGACGAAAACTCGAAGTTTTCACTTGCCATGTTGCGTATTGTTTGCGCAGAGCTGAAAGATGCCAACGATTTCATCACGGATATCGCTCAGAAAACGGTTCGCGAGCGGCTTGCCGAAGTTTTGTTGTTACTGAAGGACAACTTCGACCTGGACGACAATAAAACACTCCAAATTTCGCTTACGCGGGAAGAACTGGCCAATATGGTTGGTACCGCTACAGAATCGGTTATTCGGCTTCTTTCTGAGTTTAAACACGACCAATTGATCGAGCTTCACGGAAGAAAAATACGAATTGTGGATTTACCCGGATTGACAAGGGTAGCCAACTTATAA
- a CDS encoding dihydroneopterin aldolase, with protein MALIRIKDLLIRTIIGFNPDERKNRQDVLINIEIEVNTRKAIETDESEGIYDYKAITKQVISLVQESEFNLLERLTHEILTLIMNDKRVMRARVEVDKPHALRFAESVSVVMEEQR; from the coding sequence ATGGCCCTGATACGCATTAAAGATTTGCTGATACGAACCATTATCGGATTTAATCCCGACGAGCGCAAAAATCGTCAGGACGTGCTGATTAATATCGAGATAGAAGTCAATACCCGGAAAGCAATAGAAACCGATGAATCAGAAGGTATTTACGATTATAAAGCGATTACCAAGCAAGTGATAAGCCTGGTACAGGAGAGCGAGTTTAATTTGCTGGAACGGCTAACGCACGAAATTCTCACACTCATTATGAACGACAAACGGGTAATGCGCGCCAGGGTGGAAGTGGACAAACCCCACGCGTTGCGATTTGCCGAATCGGTTTCTGTTGTAATGGAGGAACAGAGATGA